One segment of Pseudomonas pohangensis DNA contains the following:
- a CDS encoding single-stranded DNA-binding protein — protein MARGVNKVILIGNVGGDPETRYMPNGNAITNITLATTDSWKDKQTGQQQERTEWHRVVFFGKVAEIAGEYLRKGSQCYIEGRLQTREWEKDGVKRYTTEIVVDMNGSMQLLGSRGGNADDAPRASRPAATAQRPQQNESRATAQPASAQPAPADYDSFDDDIPF, from the coding sequence ATGGCCCGTGGGGTAAATAAAGTCATACTGATCGGTAATGTTGGCGGTGATCCGGAAACCCGTTACATGCCAAATGGCAACGCGATTACCAATATCACCCTGGCAACTACCGACAGCTGGAAAGACAAGCAGACAGGCCAGCAGCAGGAGCGCACCGAGTGGCACCGCGTGGTGTTTTTCGGCAAGGTTGCAGAAATCGCCGGCGAGTACCTGCGCAAAGGCTCGCAATGCTATATCGAAGGCCGTCTGCAAACCCGTGAGTGGGAGAAGGACGGGGTCAAGCGCTATACCACCGAGATCGTGGTGGACATGAATGGCAGCATGCAATTGCTTGGCAGCCGTGGCGGCAACGCGGATGATGCGCCGCGCGCTTCACGCCCTGCGGCTACAGCGCAACGTCCCCAGCAGAATGAATCGCGTGCAACGGCTCAGCCGGCATCTGCCCAGCCTGCGCCTGCCGATTACGACAGCTTCGACGACGACATTCCGTTCTAA